The proteins below are encoded in one region of Microbispora sp. NBC_01189:
- a CDS encoding carbohydrate ABC transporter permease yields MIVGRGETWSGRVLLVLLMAATLMPFASLFVTALHPPGGYPSGLDWPADPHWGNFVTAFQAARMGELVKSSALIVLGVVPVSLLLATLAGFAIGHLRIAGRNVVFLTFVLGLTLPFEGIITPLYYQVRDMGLLNTRWAIILPLIGLFMPFAVFWMRAHFVNMPDELSESARMDGANLWQLFWRIHVPLAMPALSSLAILLFLWTWNQFLLAIVLVDDPLKRTMSGALGAFQGQWGTDIPLLCAGSLLILTPTLAIFLIFQRRFVTALLQGSLKG; encoded by the coding sequence ATGATCGTCGGACGCGGGGAGACGTGGAGCGGGAGGGTGCTGCTCGTCCTGCTGATGGCGGCCACGCTCATGCCGTTCGCCAGCCTGTTCGTCACGGCCCTGCACCCGCCGGGCGGCTACCCGTCCGGTCTCGACTGGCCCGCCGACCCGCACTGGGGCAACTTCGTCACGGCCTTCCAGGCGGCGCGGATGGGCGAGCTGGTGAAGTCGAGCGCGCTCATCGTCCTCGGCGTGGTGCCCGTCTCGCTGCTCCTCGCGACGCTGGCGGGCTTCGCCATCGGCCACCTCCGCATCGCGGGACGCAACGTGGTGTTCCTGACCTTCGTGCTCGGACTGACGCTTCCCTTCGAGGGAATCATCACGCCGCTGTACTACCAGGTGCGCGACATGGGCCTGCTGAACACCAGGTGGGCCATCATCCTGCCGCTCATCGGGCTGTTCATGCCGTTCGCGGTGTTCTGGATGCGGGCGCACTTCGTGAACATGCCCGACGAGCTGTCCGAGAGCGCGCGGATGGACGGGGCGAACCTCTGGCAGCTCTTCTGGCGCATCCACGTGCCGCTCGCCATGCCGGCGCTGTCGTCCCTCGCCATCCTGCTGTTCCTGTGGACCTGGAACCAGTTCCTGCTGGCCATCGTCCTCGTCGACGACCCGCTGAAACGGACGATGTCCGGAGCCCTGGGCGCCTTCCAGGGACAGTGGGGCACGGACATCCCGCTGCTGTGCGCGGGCTCGCTGCTGATCCTGACCCCCACACTCGCCATCTTCCTGATCTTCCAGCGCCGCTTCGTCACGGCTCTGCTGCAGGGCTCGCTGAAGGGATGA
- a CDS encoding sugar ABC transporter permease has product MARRTPKTRRPGPARAAGLRTPSWVGWLFVAPALAVYAVFVLRPIVLTFQYSVYRWDGIGSSTWVGLGNYGKVFTDPDLFATILNAVKLIVFFSLIPVVLGLVIASTIRRIAASRLALAARTVLFLPQVIPLVAAGITWSWLLSSTGLVNQLLSHIGLGGVTRAWLGDFSTALPAVGVIGAWVLLGLCTILLLSGMSKIDPALYEAARMDGAGPIREFVSITVPSLRQEIGVCVTVTVIAALASFDIVYVATQGGPGNATMVPGLEIYYLAFSERQVGTASALAVVLMVLVIVVAIPIQWLTKDRSS; this is encoded by the coding sequence ATGGCACGGCGGACTCCGAAGACGAGAAGGCCGGGCCCCGCCCGCGCGGCGGGGCTCCGCACCCCGAGCTGGGTCGGCTGGCTGTTCGTCGCTCCGGCGCTGGCCGTCTACGCGGTCTTCGTGCTACGGCCGATCGTCCTCACCTTCCAGTACTCGGTGTACCGCTGGGACGGCATCGGCTCGTCCACCTGGGTCGGGCTCGGCAACTACGGGAAGGTGTTCACCGACCCCGACCTGTTCGCGACCATCCTTAACGCGGTCAAGCTGATCGTCTTCTTCAGCCTGATCCCGGTCGTGCTCGGCCTCGTGATCGCCTCGACGATCCGGCGGATCGCCGCGAGCCGGCTCGCGCTGGCCGCCCGGACGGTCCTGTTCCTGCCGCAGGTCATCCCGCTCGTCGCGGCGGGCATCACGTGGAGCTGGCTGCTGTCGTCCACCGGCCTGGTCAACCAGTTGCTGTCGCACATCGGTCTCGGCGGCGTGACGCGCGCCTGGCTGGGCGACTTCTCCACCGCCCTGCCGGCGGTCGGCGTGATCGGCGCGTGGGTGCTCCTCGGCCTGTGCACGATCCTGCTCCTGTCCGGGATGAGCAAGATCGATCCGGCGCTGTACGAGGCGGCCCGGATGGACGGCGCCGGGCCGATCCGCGAGTTCGTCTCGATCACCGTGCCGAGCCTGCGCCAGGAGATCGGCGTCTGCGTCACGGTGACCGTGATCGCGGCCCTGGCGAGCTTCGACATCGTGTACGTCGCGACCCAGGGAGGCCCGGGGAACGCGACGATGGTCCCCGGGCTGGAGATCTACTACCTCGCCTTCTCCGAACGGCAGGTGGGCACGGCCTCCGCTCTCGCCGTCGTGCTCATGGTGCTCGTCATCGTCGTCGCCATACCCATCCAGTGGCTCACGAAGGACAGATCCTCATGA
- the larE gene encoding ATP-dependent sacrificial sulfur transferase LarE has product MSDRPGRSDDTAGDATGDTAGDTADDALERLTARLRREDALVVAYSGGADSALLAFAAARVLGRRALAVTAVSPSLAASERAAARAFARRHGLAHLEVCTDEAERPEYAANGADRCYHCKSALFDAVAPLAAAMGARVALGTNLDDLGDHRPGQRAAAERGAVAPLVDAGLTKAGVRLVSRGLGLVTADKPAAPCLASRVSYGDPVTPEVLARVEAAEAALRGLGFPVCRVRAHAGGTLARVEVPRDEIPRVTEARERVDAAVRGAGFTFCSLDLSGFASGRLNALLPLLPS; this is encoded by the coding sequence ATGAGTGACCGCCCGGGCAGGTCGGACGACACGGCCGGCGATGCGACTGGCGACACGGCCGGCGACACGGCTGACGACGCCCTGGAGCGGCTGACGGCCCGGCTGCGCCGGGAGGACGCGCTCGTCGTCGCCTACTCCGGCGGGGCCGACTCCGCGCTGCTCGCCTTCGCCGCCGCCCGGGTGCTCGGCCGGCGGGCCCTCGCCGTCACCGCGGTCTCCCCCAGCCTGGCCGCCTCCGAGCGGGCCGCCGCCCGCGCGTTCGCGCGGCGCCACGGCCTCGCCCACCTGGAGGTGTGCACCGACGAGGCCGAACGGCCCGAGTACGCCGCCAACGGCGCCGACCGGTGCTACCACTGCAAGTCGGCGCTGTTCGACGCCGTCGCGCCGCTGGCGGCGGCGATGGGCGCCCGGGTCGCCCTCGGGACGAACCTCGACGACCTCGGCGACCACCGCCCGGGGCAGCGGGCCGCGGCCGAGCGCGGAGCCGTCGCGCCGCTGGTGGACGCCGGGCTGACCAAGGCCGGCGTCCGCCTGGTCAGCCGCGGGCTCGGGCTGGTCACCGCCGACAAGCCCGCCGCGCCGTGCCTGGCCTCGCGGGTGAGCTACGGCGACCCGGTCACGCCAGAAGTGCTGGCCAGGGTCGAGGCCGCCGAGGCCGCGCTGCGCGGTCTCGGCTTCCCGGTGTGCCGGGTGCGCGCGCACGCGGGCGGCACGCTCGCCCGGGTGGAGGTGCCGCGGGACGAGATCCCGCGCGTGACCGAGGCGCGCGAGCGCGTCGACGCCGCCGTCCGCGGCGCCGGCTTCACCTTCTGCTCGCTGGATCTCTCAGGCTTCGCGTCCGGGCGGCTGAACGCCCTGCTGCCGCTGCTCCCCTCCTGA
- a CDS encoding glycoside hydrolase family 68 protein: MNDDGPARWTRRHLDLLTPGPLTTGPLASAPETTAPPAGAPPRVLPGDDVWDLWPVQEEDGSTSVVLGRELWMALSAPAAGHPEERHDHARIRLLARDGDDWHDLGPAFADGASPGSREWSGSAVRRPDGTVSVFYTAAGRRGEARPTFLQSVVETRPAVVVAEGGRVLLDRAAGHREVLRSDGRAYLPADEIDGGPGRIRAFRDPGWFRDPADGREYLLVAASVAASVAASVAASVAGSAAAPAGGDGVNHGVNDGDGGYMGAVALAEARDGGWSLLPPLLVADGVSHEIERPHVVVRDSSYYLFFSTQRHSFHPPGSAPTGLYGFVAPRLTGPYAPLNGSGLVAANPPEEPDQAYAWLVLPDLRVVSFVNYRSTGGGADPWRAGAAEARAAFGGTIAPVFRLALDGARTRVVAPVTGPITGPTTGPSGGEQRQQGVQPPGREA; encoded by the coding sequence GTGAACGACGACGGCCCCGCGCGCTGGACGCGGCGGCATCTCGACCTGCTCACCCCCGGCCCGCTGACCACCGGCCCGCTGGCCTCCGCGCCGGAGACGACGGCGCCGCCCGCCGGCGCCCCGCCGCGGGTGCTGCCCGGCGACGACGTCTGGGACCTGTGGCCGGTCCAGGAGGAGGACGGCTCGACGTCCGTGGTCCTCGGCCGTGAGCTGTGGATGGCGCTCTCCGCGCCCGCCGCCGGCCACCCGGAGGAGCGCCACGACCACGCCCGGATCCGGCTGCTCGCCAGGGACGGCGACGACTGGCACGACCTCGGGCCCGCGTTCGCCGACGGAGCCTCACCGGGCAGCCGCGAGTGGTCCGGATCGGCGGTCCGCCGCCCCGACGGCACCGTGTCGGTCTTCTACACGGCGGCCGGGCGGCGGGGCGAGGCACGCCCGACGTTCCTCCAGAGCGTCGTCGAGACCCGGCCCGCCGTGGTCGTCGCCGAAGGCGGCCGCGTCCTGCTCGACCGGGCCGCCGGGCACCGGGAGGTCCTCCGGTCCGACGGCCGGGCCTACCTGCCGGCCGACGAGATCGACGGGGGACCGGGGCGGATCAGGGCGTTCCGCGACCCGGGCTGGTTCCGCGACCCGGCCGACGGGCGTGAGTACCTCCTTGTCGCGGCATCCGTGGCGGCATCCGTGGCGGCATCCGTGGCGGCATCCGTGGCGGGATCCGCCGCGGCGCCCGCGGGCGGAGACGGTGTGAACCACGGTGTGAACGACGGCGACGGCGGCTACATGGGCGCGGTGGCCCTCGCCGAAGCGCGGGACGGCGGCTGGTCGCTGCTGCCTCCTCTCCTCGTGGCCGACGGCGTCAGCCACGAGATCGAACGGCCGCACGTCGTGGTCCGCGACTCGTCGTACTACCTGTTCTTCTCGACCCAGCGCCACTCGTTCCACCCGCCGGGAAGCGCGCCCACAGGGCTCTACGGCTTCGTCGCGCCCCGCCTGACCGGGCCGTACGCGCCGCTCAACGGGTCGGGGCTGGTGGCCGCCAATCCTCCGGAGGAGCCCGACCAGGCGTACGCCTGGCTGGTGCTGCCCGATCTGCGCGTCGTGAGCTTCGTCAACTACCGGTCCACCGGCGGCGGCGCGGACCCCTGGCGGGCCGGGGCCGCCGAGGCGCGGGCCGCCTTCGGCGGGACGATCGCGCCGGTCTTCCGGCTCGCCCTCGACGGAGCCCGCACCCGTGTGGTCGCGCCTGTCACCGGGCCTATCACTGGGCCCACCACCGGGCCCTCAGGAGGGGAGCAGCGGCAGCAGGGCGTTCAGCCGCCCGGACGCGAAGCCTGA